From the Manis pentadactyla isolate mManPen7 chromosome 6, mManPen7.hap1, whole genome shotgun sequence genome, the window GACAGGAGCACAAAGAGTTAAGTGTTAAAAACCACACTGGAGAAAAGCAGAAAATTAGGAggaaatgaggaaactggagaAGGAAGAATTCAGGCAAATTAAATAGATTCTTAAAACCTGATCAGTATGGAAACTTAAATAAAGTTCCAGCCTAAAAGACCAAACTATAAATAAACAACACACCCAGGTAACATTACAAAATTGTTGAAATTTAATGACTTCTGGGTACACTGTGAAATGTAACCACTATCCACTTAAGAATTCtatcatgagaaaaaaataaaagggagaacTGTTTGAGCATGGTTCTACAATCAtccccaatttccttgtgtcttcACAATTAAAATACCAACtgaaattttaacttttatttgtgAAAGGACAGGGACTCTAAAACAAGCAGAAGAAACAGGGACACTGTGGGAAAAGAATTTCCAAGTTTTTCAAAGTGAGAGCCTATTTCAAATCAATAACAAGGCACCTTATACTTCTCTACCTTGGGTCCCTGGATTCAAATGAAAATGAGGTCCAAATCTCTTCCTCTGAGTCAAATTGGAAACTGTGTAAGTCATAATTTCTGAGCAGTGAACTTAATTATCAGGAAGACAGTACATATAACAtggattcagtaaagtcacaTTAACACTAACACGcctcagatatttaaaaataaagcaagacatGATATTTCAATCAAGATACCAGGTTGAGGTAACAAACTCACATAACTCTTCACAAAGACTTTTCTAGTCAAATGGTATATAAAATGTTTGGAAATTACTTCCATTGGCTAACATATAAGGCCTCATGCTTTAATAACTTTTGCTGATcttgttaaataaattacaatgtatatataatatatttttttgcaaGTCAGATTTTATTGCTTATTAATATGTCATTCCATACAATTTTAAGTAAACAGACTGAGAAAATATACTGGGAGTATTAAACAGATGATGGCAATATAGATGAGATTGTTCAAGTGTTTTACATAAGTAGTAAGAGGCACCACTGCCATCACCCCCCAATATTTGTACATTTGATATAAAAAGAGTAAAAACAGTTCATTGGCATTGAACTAGCATTATTCTTTGTAATCTATGAATCACAATAGCCTGAACAATTTCGGAATCTTCAGAACAAAACAACGTTATTTTCTTCCACTAACAGATGTAGCAATTTAAGAAAACCAGGCAAACAAATCAACACAACAGAAACTACACACATAATCCCTAAAGTTGGCATATTCCAGTGGTTCTAAATTTTCATATTTCTATCACATTAATTCAAGAAGTCAAATGTAGTTCAGCTTTTGAATGAGATTAAACTTCTTCACCATAATTATAACTTACTTTATAATTCAAACGATTACTGAAGCCAATGTTAACCCAGTAAAAACCATGGATAAACTTACATTGCTCTTATGCTAAGGAAACTGCTTTCAaaattaattattctttaaatccTTAGCCCATCACTGCCAAGGTCTGACTTAAGAAACCAGCATCTGccttccagacacacacacagcagtAGTAGTTCTAAGTGTTTTTAAAGCTGGGCAGCATATACAGAATCACTGTCACTCGCACATACACATCAATAACTTTCTGGTAAAACAATACTTAACAGCTTCCCTtatcaatgtttaaaaaaaaaaatcaagcatgtACTACCACTCAGCACTTGAAAGACCTTTATGTCTATTATTACAAAGATATTCAGGCTGAGAAACACATTTGGTACATGAAAAGAAACAAGATTTGAAATGTGGTTTTAATATTAAGCCATTTAGAAGACCTCAGGTACCAAACAACTAAAAAGAGACAACAGCGAATAAATAGGAATTTATTAAAATCACTGTCACAACAATACAATTTAATTAAacaatgtttaattaaaaaattaaacattaaggCATCTTTTACTCCCATCTTGGTATATGCAGAAGAGAGAAATGGGAACCAGCACTTCTATAAAAATGCTTTCTAATGTATTTGGCAGATTTGGTCTTACATTCTCCTATTCCACATACCATTCAAAGCTCATGATCAAACATTGTGACCCAAACCAAGAGAAAAGTATAAAGATActcatttattaaaaagaagtTCACCcttgaaaaataaactaaaaagaatATTATGTGTAAAATCCAAATACCAATATTTAAATTTCTCTGAAACAATTTATACTTCAGcaattaagagaaagaaaaggtgaaaCTTTTATTAAGATGAGAAGCCTATTAATATGGATCATGCCATGGAATAATCGTTCACTCAGTGTTCTGCTCCACTGGGGTAAGCGTTTGAAATGGGCTTCATACTCCTTTAAGAAAATATCACATCCACTAGAATAAGATCATATAAATTAACACTGATTATTTATTATTCTCAATGTTTGTCCATTTACAAAGTTCAACTGCTTCATAAAGTATACTGAAAAGTAACATTTTCACCTTTATTAAGGCAAgtttgtaaaaataatttaatatgacCAGAACTCTTAATGAACTTTCAGCTTCAAACATTTTTTATGTaagaaacatacaaaaaaattctgttttataaAAAGCCACCTCAATAGAAGTAATGAAAGATTTTGAACCAGGTTACTTTTTGAAGGATGTTCTCACCTTGTCTCAAACTCCAAGCACTATTCATCATCTTTTGAGCCAGTTTTGCTTAAATGCTTTACCACATCAACCCAGTTTCATCCTCGAGGAAGTTCTCCTTTATGATCTGTTTTGTCTGCCAGCTTACGTTTCTGGGCTTTTGAAAgttgttctttcttgtcttttttcttaCTTGATGGGGCACTGTTAGGAGTTACAACGGAGACAATAGTGCTTATGGGTGTCACGGAATTAATGGGATGGTGATTCTCCATGAACTGCTCTTCATTGTCCTTGGCATATTCAAACAAAGCGTAAGTCATGGCGGTCCCGAGGTTAACTTCCACTGCCTCCTGTAACTTGGCTAATATATTCTGCTTTACAGCTGATGATATggtgttgttaaaaaaaaaagcattcataGATATAACTGGAGGTGTCTGGGAATATGTTTCTGTCCAGGAAATCTCTATTAAGAAGGCTTTGGGATCACCATTTTCACCTATCCTGTATTGAAACGAAACTGGACTTAATTCCCGGAAACTTTCATCTCCTTCATAAATTGAAAGTAATGCTTCTAGTTCCATCTCTTGGTCCTCGCTGGCACTCATCGCGCGGGTCAGGGGGCGCCACCTGGGCGGATGGCGTTCATGACAACGAGGAGAAAGCGACAGCGGTGGCCCCGAGGCCGGGGTGTCCCCCTTCAGCGCCCTCGGCTGCAGGAGGCGCACCCTTAGCCCCGGAGTTCGAGTCATGCGCGCCCCAGCCCTCCCGCCGCCTGGGGTCTGTGCGCAAGGCAGCGGTCTACAATGTATATTCTTAATAGTTAAAAATCCTAAACAACACATTTAAGATCCACCTGTAACTCAACCACGTGGTCTTTACAGACTCACAAAGAAAACACAGGATCCTGTTTATCTTATACAATGTATCTGTCTTGTCTGTCCATTGcttttctgaaggaaaaaaattcttcacCACAATAGCCATCTCTAGctccagaaaaaaaatgatgctaTAAACAAGTTAACCTGGTTTTTTAGTTCTACAAAAGATCAAATGATGTAAGATAATCAATTTAGAAAAGTAAATTGGCACTTAGTATCTTTTAACCCCATCACTCAGGGTATTTGTCAGAAACAAAGTTCCTAGGGTCCAGAATTACCAGATATGTAGTGTATTAAAAGTTAATCAAAATAGGACTTAGAATTTGTGGTGAGAAGTCCTGGGACAGACGTATGAAGACCACTTGAAGACTTAAGCACTTTCATGTTCTAAGGCCATTGCTGGTAATGCACCTCTACACATCATTAATACTGTTAACAAGCAAAAAAGAGTCTTCCTTTCATATCAATTTAACTTCTATTAAATACATCCTCTTTTATATAGCATTCTAATTTATGCACAATTCACTTAGACACAGAAGAATCTATGTTTCATCCTTACTGAGCATGTAACAACAGTTTGGTGGAGCCAAAGACTTTTACTAACTCAAGTCATCAATTGTAAAAACAAAGGTGTGATCAAAAAAGCAATGTTGATTATGCtctagagaaaaaaaagtgaattacaattttaagatttaaaattaCTGTTTTCCTAAACATTTTGCTGTGCCACCACAGCCAAAAACGTAACTATTGACAAACATCCTTCAAgctatcttttctattttaagtgAGGATGGTATTTGCTGGACCTTTAAATCAAACTTTGCCAAATTTTGCTGGGACTGAAAAGTCTGTGAGACAGCAAACCGAGGTCCATTTAGATTTACGTTCCAGATGACAATGAAATTGGGGTGCTCTTTGAAGTTCTCCAGTGGCCCAAGACATGAGGTAAGAAGATCTACTGTTAATTGGGATCAACTTTTAATTTTCCAAAGGCATGCTATGAGCATCCTCAGAAAACCTACTTTCAGTCTTCAGTGTACCCGATCGTCCACGCAAACCACAATCCTTACCTCTAGATTATTCTGTGTTATTATCCTGACAAAAGGCAGAGATGGAAAGAAaaggtattttaaatattaaattactgTGTTCCAGGAATTAAGAAGGAAAACTGATTCAGAGGACAGTGAGAGCAGAGTGAAGGGCACGGCAGGGACAGGCCGCTCTGGTCAAAGTGGCACCTGCGGTCCGAGGCAGTGGTGACGGGAGCCACTTGGTCCATGGCAGCGGGCTGACAGGGAGGACAGCGCCGGCGGGGCAGCAGAGAAGCCCACCGGGCTCTCCCTGCTCCGGCCTGGATGCGGCCCAGGAAAGCCCAGCTCCAGGGGGAGCACTGGCGGTGTGCCCCCTCCACAGCCACACAGCagccccccacctccacaccGTCCCCGAGGTTAAGCCAACCGTGGACGGCAGGAGTGAAAGGGACAAGGAGCCACTAGGCGGTGTGGGTGTCAGGGCCCCGGGGGGAGCAGGCCCAGCCCTCTGCTGGGTGGGCTGGGGCAGCAGAGCTCGGCACAGCCCAGAGAACGGGGCTCCCCAGCAAAGCTCCGTGGAACCCAGGCTTGCGAACGGGCAGTGGAGGGCGTGCCTGCGGGCACCCTCGCTGTTCACAGCTCAGCGGGAACGGTCCACTCCAACGCCCCTCACGCTGTCTGAGGCGATTCAGAAACAGCTTCCTCTCTTCTAGCTGCTGTTCAAGCTGGAGAACAGCCCCCTCCTTTTCCCCCCAAAGCTTCCATTTTCCAGCACAGCACTGCTCAGCCCTTCAACTCAGGCACAAGGGAGGCAGATACCCCCAGGTGTGCATTTCAGCCCCTCGACCACGACGTGTGGGGCTTCGGGCAGGTGGCCATGGCTGGAGACGGCCTTTCCTCTCCTCTTTTACAACTGGCTGTTCTgctggcaggggtggggtgggcagggaagcCCCCCGGGAGCTCCGGCGGGACAGGGCCGCGGTCGCCTCCGGGACAGCTCTCCTGGGGCATCTCTGCACCCAGCTTTGGCTCCAGACACCCAGCATCTCAGTTCCAGGCTCCCGTGGTCTGGTGCCCGCAGACCAAGGGGCAAACACAGGGTCCCGGGCGCAGAGCAGGAGGCCAGCTGTGAGCACCAGCACCCAGGGCCCGCAGACGCGAGGCCCGGGCAGCGTCAGAGAGGCGCTGCAGCAGCAGGCTGGCACAGGGCGCCATAAGGGACCTCGTGCCCCACGACGGGGCCTCGAGGGGAGGGCGTCCTGTTCCCGGCCAGCGCGTTCCAGTGCTGCTTGGAAGAGTGCCACACCGGGACGATGAGCCAGATGAGGTGCTTCTCTTTTAAAAGTATCCACAGATGTGGTTATTTTTACCTTTAATCAACATTAAAAGGCAGTAATGATAAACGTTACTGCAGAATAAACATATCGCTGACTCATCCTGCCTCGGATTTATTCACAAAAGAGAAACAAGGAGAATGGTACTTAGACTGTCAGATTTCAGTGAATCCACTTTCGTTTGAAACTGCCTCGTTTCCCACGTGCCCTGTGGTTCAGACCCACTCACGCTGCAGTTACATACGCTGCCCCAGAATGGCGACCGGTGCATGGCGGGCAGTCCTGCGAAGGCCTCCCCAGCCCCCGAGCCTGGACAGCATGAGTGACCTTTCTAACAAAGAAAACAGGACAAAAGTGATGGGCCGTGAGCTGCCCTGAGGAAGCCCACGCAGCAAGGGAATAAACGGCGACCAGCTGGGGGCCCCAGTCCAGCAGCCCTCGTAGAGCTGAATCCTGCCCGGATCCCGGGTGAAACTGGACGTAGATCCCCCATGTGACCTTCGACCCCAGCTGACGGACAGCGAGAGGACCTGAGCCGGAGGCACGCAAAGAGCCAGCCCACCCAGGTTCGCAGCCCACACACGCTAGGAGATAATATgagtttgttgttttaagcccctaCACTTGGGGGTAAGTTCTTACAAGGTCATAGATAACTAGCACACGCACCAGTGCTGGCATTTTCTCCACTGTTCCAAGCCCCTGTCCACCCATGTCCGCTAGGGGAACACGCAGCATCGGAACAGCGCTGCCCAGTCATCCGCTCAAGCAGCAGCTGGACCGACAGGGCAGGAGAGGCGGTTTCTTCAGAAACATTCGGTTATTCAGTTCTCTAGGAAGCTCTGGGGTGTGCCCAGGTGGAAGCCAAGCCTCTGACTCTAGCTGAGGAGCCACTCACACTATATTAAGGCTTAGTCACATAAACTGAGCCCCTCACTCTAAACTGGTAACTCAGCCGCCTCCCTCACCACATGCGAGCACCCTCGGTGTCTTCCACACACCGTGTAGTTCTTGCTTTCACAAGCATCTCCAGCGCCTCCCCTCCCGCCGCCAACATTAACCTACCTATGCACAGGTCCCACTCCCACTACCTGCTCTCCTGATTCTAATCTTGTGCCACTTAATCCATTCACACCAGTACAGCCTAAATACTtcaaaaatgcaaatctgattaaGTCACTCTCCCACTTAAAGTTTAAGCTCCATGCTTGTCACTGTCATCAGACCAAAGTCCCGGTTCTCAAACTCAGCTTACAAGGATCTCTTGCAGCCGGGTCTGTACTCATCCACACAGCTTCACCCGCACTCCACTCTGCACTTTGCCCACATGCCTCTGAGCTTTaccactccttttttttttaactttccactCCTCTCTCACCTCTTAGCTCTCAAAAATTCCAAGCCTGAGGCACTTTCCCCCAAGCCAACCCTTCAATTACCTGGCTTAAGGTTCTGGCTGCAGCTCTACCTTTGTCTGCTCCTTAATGCCTGAGCTAGGTCAGCACCACCACCTCCCAAGGCCCGCATGGCCAGCTGTATTTCACACTCTGTTCTGGAACAGTTACCTTTTCAGCTGTGAGGATTTCTCACTGGCTCCAGGATCTGTGAAGACCGGGACAGTGTGGATCTTGTTCAGTTGGGAACCACAGTGCCTCGTGCAGACAAACATTTGCTGTATGAATCAGTGAATGAGGGACATCTTCCTAGACCCCGTGTTGAAATCTGTTCCCCTGCTCAAATCTTCAAACCCTGCCCTTACTCCCTGAGTCCCCACAGAGGCTGTCTTCCCATCTCCTAAGATTCTACTTCACCTTTTACCTCACTCCTTACTTCCCACTAAATGAGCCCCTTTCATTTGACCTCGATTTACTCCCAACTCACGGCAGTCTGACTGGTGCCACCACAAACTGACTCAAGTAGTAGCTGTCCAGGGCCTCCCGCTCGCCGCTCAGTGGTTCTCCTCCAGACCTTAGCACACTGCAGCACCTGCCTCAGCGACCTTCCTCATTCATCCTTTTAGCCACAAGGTGCCCTCTCTTTCTTCGCATGGTCTtgccctccttcctctgcctgcttCCCCATTTTCCCTAAGCTGTTAAATTTCCCCTTCTCTTCAGCCTCCACAAGCCTCCTTGCGTGGCCACCTGAACTTTCCATGGTGTCAACTCCCATTTGGGACCAGGAATGACAGCACCTCATGGGAAGTTTTTCCAACTACACTTGGGCTTCCTTGATATCCCAATTTAACCCTACAATCCCACGTTGAAGGGTAGCTTAGGGAGTCATTTCTGCTGAAAGAAGTCACTTTCATCACTCAGCTGTGTTGGCAGGGAAATGAATTACATGCAGAAGACACCCACCCATCTCTGTCCCGTTAGACCTTTCCTCCTGGGTTCCAAGCCCTTCTTTTCATCCGCCTTCCTACTCACAAGTTCTTCCTAGATACCCCATGGACATCCAACACAATGGCTCTGAAACCAAAGTAGCCCCTCAAAGCACGTGCCTTTCTGTGTTCCCCATTACCAGCCACCTATGATCTGAGCTAGAATATGGGCAGCGTCCCAGAGCACCCCCCTTCCTTCACTCTCACTGCTTACAGCCTCTCGGTGCTGCCCTGGCCCCTACTGCCTCCTTGGGCAGGTTCTAATCTTGTTGTCTGAGCTACTGAACTAGCTTCCTACtgggtctccctgcctccagttcTGCCTCTGTGACCTGTACTCCATGCTAGGAGTGCTCTAAAGCAAAGGATtgcctcagtccccttctcaAAACTTCTGATGTTTCCTGCTATACGCAGGACAAAAATTTTAGCACAGGATGTGTGGCCAGCAAAGCAAATTGTAACAGCTTGAAAAGAACACAAGAAGGCTTGGCAAACCAGGGCCAGAGGCTCAAGTGCTGTGGTAAGAGGGCTGCAGGGCATTTAGCTTCCTTCTGAGCTACTAGCGAAGAGACCCCACCAAAATGTGGGGGTGGGTGTGAGCAAGGACTTAACTAAGCACCCTCTCCTCCAACACTATGTCTGCACAAAAAACCCGAACCCTGATGGCCCATCCCCACCACCAGAGACCCCAGCAGAGCTCAGATTCCCCAGAGGCCCAAACAATAAAGCACTTGGCGGGGTCATTCCTCAAAGGGCCCGAGGAATTCAGGCCAAAGTGGCCTGACCAGATTCCAGCTCTGCTCAAAGGAGAAATTGGCCTGTTGGCTTGTCCAGGAAAGGTCAGGGTCTCTGGTGAGTCAAACGGACAGTGAAATCCCCTCTCCAAAGGGAGCTGTGCAATCTCCCCCACATATCACCCCCCTGATTACAGGCACCTCGACATTGTTCTTAATCACAGACCGCTCGGAAAAGCCGTGTGCACCCACACCAGTTTCCTATCAGGAATTTTAGGGACCTCAAGCACTGGAACACCCGGCGGAGCCAGAAAGCCCCCAACTTTTCCCAGTCTGGCCATCTGCTACCTCACGCCCTAAGTGGTAGCTGGATGGAAGGACTCCCATTTTCTGGACATCTCTACTAATGCTCTTCCCTCTGACTGGAATCCCTTTGCTCAGTCCAAACGAATCCCATCCATCCTCAGCGGCCTTCCAAACACCACCTCCCCTGGAAGTCCTCACTCAGCCCTCACGTGGCCGGGCGTGTTCCCCAAGGACTTGCAGCTCTTCCCGGGAGCTCACCCCACTGCAGCGGGAGGGAAGGGACCGCGTCTTAGCCACCTGCCTCCCGTGCCTCTAGCGAGGTCTAGTCTATCTGACGTGCTCCCTTCATGTCTGCTGAATGAATCTGCAAGTCAGCTTCTCTTCTCCTGTGATACTAGAGCAGGAAAATAACTATCCGTGTTGGAAGTTACACCAGAAACTTGTTTCACACGGAACGGAATTCCCTCTCACCCCAGTCAGGTCAAGGCCTCGGAGGGAAGCGGTGCTCATTTTGTCACCATACAGAACAAGAAACAGTTGGTGGCTCCTGACTGCTGGGCGGGCCGGGGCAGTCTGTCCGGGACTTCCTGCAGGGCTGCGTGTCTGCAGACCCGTCTCCCTCGGTACTGAAGTTCACAGTGTAAAGACTATCCCTGCGTTTCCTGTAaatttcaaggaaaatatttcaaactacTCTTAAACTAATGAGCCTTGAGTTTGATGGATCTCACTGCATATTAAGAACCAAATAGCCAAAAAATTGTTTAGCAACATGAGAAAACACTGGAAACGAAACAGATTACACTGTCTACAGCTAAGGGGTACTCTCTGctcagaaggaagaaagggagggatgaGTACAGGTGTAGAAGACTAAGAGTAACTAACAAGAAAAAGGACTGCCTGGGAGATGGCATGTAACCAAAACAGGTCTCTGGGTGTAAAAGGTAAGGAAATATAATTGATGTCTACTAAACGGTATATGTGGATAGGATTAATAGGGACTTTTTAATAGAAGAAATTTGAAAGATTTACTTAGGATCAATAAAAAGTACACTCTTATACAACACATATTTTAGTCCTAAGGGAATTTTTTCCAAAGATGTAATTCAGGCTAAAATATAAGTTATTTCAAGAAGATTCTATGTACATCTTATGTGAACTAATAAGACCCTAACGAGTTCTGGGTCCATCTTATTAATAAGAAATCTGGGATGACATGGGAAGCATGCATAAAGCATTTCTGCAGCGTAACAAAGTACCATGTTTGTCTTGAAAATCAAGTTGTGCTTTGGGAGCTGCACTGTGAGCTAAACTAGCCACGTTTTTCATGGAACTTCATTTTTACTCAAAAAGACAACTGACAAACTATGGTTGCTTGGACTTCTGTATTTGACCTACATTTccccaaaaatgaacaaagtgagCCTGATACTTCAAGAAAAACTTAcagtatttgttgccaatgataaaatttgCAAAAATGTGAATTTTGGAAAAATGCTCCCCAATACTTCAAAGATAAACTGGGAGACTTTTTTTCTGCTAAGTAATATTGGGCTTGGGAAATAGATTCAGTTTTAACAAACTGGTAACATTTTATAAGCTTTGACTTCCATCCTTCTTACTGGCTTTAAtcaatttttaaagttataagaCCCACAAAACAGTAGTTTAAACTATGTCAACCTAAGTGCCTATGAGAAAATTGCAAAATTTTTTATATAGCAGTTATAGTctatgacaaatattaagcatacaaataagaaaaatgtattataCTTCACATCAACTGAATTTTAAGAATCTATAGATAATATTAATGcactaacaaaataaaacagatgcCTATCAAATGACAGATGGAATTCTGATTTCCTTTGGTTAGCTTTTTAAGTAACATAACTAACATGTTACTCACAATACCAAGAAAGTAAGAAAGCTTTTATCTAAGTGCaaaaaagctttttctctaaaatctctcaaaaagttaaatgccTGACAAAATAACATCCCCCAAAAAGGTCCAACCTTTCAAGAGAGAAAGTAGAAATTGCTGTAGAATGACTTAATTCACAAGTCTTCCAAAATGGCAAAGGATTTTAGGAAAAGCCTGCCAAATATTTTGGCTAACTGTTGTCAAATCCACTGACTACCCACTGTCAATTTCCACTACAGGCTTCAAGGAGATTTTATTTTGCCTGAAGGAAAAAACTgcattaaaggaaaataatatgttaaaatatccatacttcTTCAAAGGTTAACCTCAAACTGCTATTTTGAGATACATGAAGATTTCAACAATATTTATGTTTTTCCAAGCATCCTGATCTAAGCTTGCACATCTGAACTTGAACCTGaaaatttaatgaagaaaaagtcATGTTGTaggaaatgttttgttttaggaAATAAACCAGTCTCGATGAGCTATTTGCTTCATCCTTCTTAACCGCAATGCATTACAGTAATCTATTACCACGCAAAATAATAAAAGGTAACGATTCCATGTCAAAATTCTGCAGGTGTTTCACTCTTAAGAGGCCATCCATTTTTAGCTAGCTCGGCTCAGCAGACTAGTAATGTTtaaaaggaaatgacagcagacGCACACACCGTTCCTAAGTAATTTAAGTAATTTAACATCAGACACAAACTGACCGGAGGAAACTAAGAAAAGTTCTGGAGACATTACGTGTTTTATCATCCACGTGAAGTTCCTATTTTTCATTCATTAGAATGCTCCCCTGGTGCGTTTTCAACCCGAGGGGCCTGAGGAGGTAGGTATTCAACCAAGAAGCCAATTCAAGCAGATTCTACAAAAGTGTACTTCGGACCGAAGGCCAAAAACTGATAAACAGGCTAAAATTTTAAACTACAAACCATCTTACATAATTGTCACATCATTTTACCTCGGAAGTCGTCCTAACAGGCAGCCTGGAGAAGCCGACCAAGCAGCGGGGCCCAGTTTTCACGGAGCAGCTCGCAGCCCGGAACCCCTCGGGCGGAGCGGCGGCTCCCGGGCCCCCCACCCCGAGgcgccccccccccccgggcTCCCCACCCctaggcgccgccgccgccgccgccgcctgccTCTCCCGCCTGCTGCGGGCGCCCGGGGAGTTGCGCCCGCTGCGCCCCGCGCCGCAGCCCCTCCACCCGGCCGGCCGCGGCACCTGCCCGCACGCCGGGCCCGAAGCGGCGCCTCCGCCGCCCCGCGGGGACACTTCCAGCGACGCGCTGCCGGGCCCGGGAGTGGCCGCGCCTACTCCAGGGCGCCCGCGCGAGCGAGGCGCGAGGGGTGCGGAGCTTACCGAGGCCCGGGGCCACGTAGATGAAGTAGAGGCAGGACGAGGACAGGGAGAAGAAGAAGATGAAGGCGAGCAGGGAGCGGTTGGAGACGCGCAGCACCCGCCGCAGCGCAGACATCGTCCTCGCCCGCCCGCGGCTCGGCGGCGCCCCGGCCAGGCCGCCTAGGACACGCGCGGGACCCCCGGTCGCGACGCCGCGCGCAGGAGGGGACCGGCGGCCAGGACCCCCAGGCGCCTAAGAGCCGGGGCGGgaggcgcgggcggcggcgggcggAAGGCCGCGAGGCCCCGCGGACAGGGAGGCACCTGTTCCCGGCGCGCACGCCCCCCGGGCCTGCGCTGCGCTAGCGCGGAAGCCACCGGGGCCCCTCCGGTCGAGGGGCTGGGCGCTCGACGGCGCGCGGCCCCGTCCTCATGCCGCGTCGGGCCCGGGCGCCCCGCCGCggccgcgggagccgagcgcagGCGAGGACGGCGTCCCGGCCCGCGGTGCGCGCACTCCGGCTCCGGCTTCGGGCCTCGCCCGCCGCTCGCCCGGCCGCAAGGGCGGCAGCCGCAGGATCATCGCCGCCGCCCGAACAGCGCCGCGCCGCGCCGCCACGGACCCGGACCCCGGGCGTGGAGCGGCCGGGGACCCTCGCGGGGGCAGAGCCGGGGCGCCGTCGGAGCCGCGGCCGGGTCGCAGGGGGGCGGCCCCGAAAGGGCGGGGGAGCCGCGCCGCGGGAACTGCCGGCGTTACTGCTCTCGCACCGGCCGCCCTGGAGGCCCGGCCCGCCCCGCCGGAACCCCGCGCCCGCCGATTGGCCCGCGCCCTGCGTCAGCACCGCCCCGG encodes:
- the LOC118912537 gene encoding RWD domain-containing protein 4-like, which gives rise to MCCLGFLTIKNIHCRPLPCAQTPGGGRAGARMTRTPGLRVRLLQPRALKGDTPASGPPLSLSPRCHERHPPRWRPLTRAMSASEDQEMELEALLSIYEGDESFRELSPVSFQYRIGENGDPKAFLIEISWTETYSQTPPVISMNAFFFNNTISSAVKQNILAKLQEAVEVNLGTAMTYALFEYAKDNEEQFMENHHPINSVTPISTIVSVVTPNSAPSSKKKDKKEQLSKAQKRKLADKTDHKGELPRG